From Aristaeella lactis, the proteins below share one genomic window:
- a CDS encoding response regulator transcription factor, producing the protein MRVLLVEDDRKLSAAVCKLLEKERIAADPVYDGTDGLDWALGGEYDAVILDVMLPGMDGFSVLREIRKAKVATPVLMLTARTALEDRLTGLDSGADYYLPKPFESAELISCLHAITRRGSTPPVMSLSFGDLALESKDASLKNTENGQDVRLGAKEYQLMELFLRNPGQILSKETMQERVWGLESEAEYNNLEVYVSFLRKKLGFIGSRVKIRATRGLGYSLEEET; encoded by the coding sequence ATGCGGGTTTTACTGGTGGAGGACGACCGGAAACTCTCCGCGGCTGTCTGCAAACTGCTGGAAAAAGAGCGGATCGCCGCGGATCCGGTCTATGACGGAACCGACGGCCTGGACTGGGCATTGGGCGGAGAATACGACGCCGTCATCCTGGACGTGATGCTGCCCGGAATGGACGGCTTTTCCGTGCTGCGCGAAATACGGAAAGCAAAGGTTGCCACGCCCGTCCTGATGCTCACCGCCCGGACAGCTCTGGAAGACCGGCTGACGGGACTGGACAGCGGCGCGGATTACTATCTTCCCAAGCCTTTTGAATCCGCTGAGCTGATCAGCTGCCTCCATGCCATCACCCGCCGGGGAAGCACTCCCCCGGTCATGAGCCTTTCCTTCGGGGACCTGGCCCTGGAATCAAAAGACGCCAGCCTGAAGAATACCGAAAACGGGCAGGACGTCCGTCTCGGCGCGAAGGAATACCAGCTCATGGAGCTGTTCCTGCGCAATCCCGGGCAGATCCTGTCCAAAGAGACCATGCAGGAACGTGTCTGGGGACTGGAAAGCGAAGCGGAATATAACAACCTGGAAGTATATGTTTCCTTTTTACGGAAAAAGCTGGGTTTTATCGGCTCCCGGGTAAAGATAAGGGCAACCCGGGGACTTGGGTATTCCCTGGAGGAAGAAACATGA
- a CDS encoding sensor histidine kinase produces MIGKLRRRMTLMVIAVLILVSAGIVLAIHLANERSIAAQAEETLAVLADSSGSRSVLQEADPGRKAELSSPRPDDDGRGFRKDKRGGRGEPPALRSGSEAAAAGLSNSYTITLNRDGTVASWTSDRTDLYSDEQVTAMAESIQAERKGSGRIGTQFYRKTEKDGQSLLVVLDARLDYLSASNVLRSTILIAAAACVLLSLLAWLLIRKMVQPVEDAFTRQKQFVSDASHELKTPLAVISANAEVLEQEIGENEYLGYIRSEVRRTDSLVNNLLSLARMDRHEGTAEMKPFDLSHAVLDVVLPFESTVYEAGKTLETDIPEGIRCTGNEEMVQQLTVILLSNALKYSDENGRIAVSLKTHGKLRELRVFNTGEPIAPEDREKVFDRFWRADPAHGRETGGHGLGLAIARSIVEANKGKISVESGKEGTAFTVTLNG; encoded by the coding sequence ATGATCGGAAAACTGCGCCGGCGCATGACGCTGATGGTCATCGCTGTGCTGATCCTGGTATCCGCCGGTATCGTACTGGCCATTCACCTGGCCAACGAACGCAGCATTGCCGCCCAGGCGGAAGAAACCCTGGCCGTTCTGGCAGACAGCAGCGGTTCCCGCTCCGTCCTGCAGGAGGCAGATCCCGGACGAAAAGCGGAACTGTCCTCCCCGCGGCCGGATGATGACGGGCGCGGATTCCGAAAGGATAAACGAGGCGGCCGGGGAGAACCGCCGGCCCTGCGCAGCGGCAGCGAAGCCGCGGCAGCCGGCCTGAGCAATTCCTATACCATTACCCTGAACAGGGATGGGACCGTGGCATCCTGGACCTCCGACAGGACCGACCTGTATTCGGATGAACAGGTGACTGCCATGGCCGAAAGCATCCAGGCCGAACGAAAAGGCAGTGGCCGGATCGGTACGCAGTTCTATCGCAAAACAGAAAAAGACGGCCAGTCCCTGCTGGTCGTCCTGGACGCACGGCTTGATTATCTGTCCGCTTCCAATGTGCTGCGCTCCACGATCCTGATCGCCGCAGCGGCCTGTGTCCTGCTCTCCCTGCTGGCATGGCTGCTGATCCGGAAAATGGTCCAACCCGTGGAGGATGCTTTTACCCGGCAGAAACAGTTTGTTTCCGACGCCAGCCATGAACTGAAAACTCCCCTGGCCGTTATCTCCGCCAACGCGGAAGTGCTGGAACAGGAGATCGGGGAAAACGAGTATCTGGGATATATCCGCTCTGAGGTCCGCCGCACGGACAGTCTGGTAAACAACCTGCTATCCCTGGCCCGGATGGACCGGCATGAAGGCACCGCGGAAATGAAGCCTTTCGACCTCAGCCACGCAGTGCTGGATGTGGTGCTGCCTTTTGAAAGCACTGTCTATGAAGCCGGCAAAACACTGGAAACGGATATCCCGGAAGGCATCCGCTGCACCGGCAATGAGGAGATGGTCCAGCAGCTGACCGTGATCCTGCTTTCCAATGCCCTGAAGTATTCCGATGAGAACGGACGGATCGCGGTGAGCCTGAAGACTCATGGAAAGCTGCGGGAACTGCGGGTGTTCAACACCGGCGAACCCATTGCCCCGGAAGACCGGGAAAAGGTCTTTGACCGGTTCTGGCGGGCAGATCCTGCCCACGGCCGGGAAACCGGCGGGCACGGGCTGGGCCTGGCCATTGCCCGGAGTATTGTTGAAGCAAACAAAGGAAAGATCTCCGTTGAAAGCGGAAAAGAAGGGACCGCGTTTACCGTTACGCTGAACGGGTAA